The Corvus moneduloides isolate bCorMon1 chromosome 28, bCorMon1.pri, whole genome shotgun sequence genome includes the window CCTGCATCAGCCCCACACTGTCTGTAGGGCCATGCTGCAGACAGAGGTGGAGGCTGGAGCCCCACACGGTGCTGGTCAAGTCACACTTGAGGATGGCCCTTGGGATCAAAGCTCCCATTGTGGAAGAAACCAGCTCAATGCACGTGGGATCCTGCATCTGTCCAAGGCTGAACTGCAGCTCACAAGGAGATCCCGAATTTCCCCAGGGTGCTTTTCCCAGTCCAGCCAGGTGAAAAGCAGATAACTGGTGCAGATAACCAGCTGTGCCTCAGCCAGGCAACCCCAAGAAACTGGACTTGGCAAGGGAGAAAAGGGGACTGAGGTGGCGATGTGGACACGTGTCCTGCAGGCAGTCCCAGGCACGATCCCTGCAGGGGATCCTGAGCAGGGGGAGTTGTAACTCTGGTGTAGAGACGTCCACGGGATGGATGTGACCCCTGCAGCCCTCACCTGAGCTGTGAATCCGCTGTGGAAAGCGAACCACACCTGGCCCAGGAGGCCAGCGAAGGTCTTGTAGAAGAAGTAGCGGAGGAACTTGCAGATGCGCAGGTAATTCCAGCGGCCGTGGACGAGCAGCAGGCGCTGCAGGAAGGAGAACTGGGCCAGGGCGTAGTCGCTGCACTGCACggcctgcagcccctccagcccGCTGATGCCCACCCCGATGTCCGCGGCTGCGGGTGGCAAACGCACGTTGGGAGGTTTAGGGCGAGCTGGGGGCTTGATTTCCCCGTGGGTTGTCCCCAGGAATGTGAATCCAGGAGTGACAGACAAAGGGAACCGTCCCCCTCTATCCCATGTCCTGGATATTCCAGGCGTGGTGTGCCAAGGGCACAGCTGCAtgtcagggctgctgggaggggcagggacagctctgccagctgcccacGTTGGGGTTTGAAGGTTCATCAAGGTTCATCCCAGATGCCAAAAGCACACGGGCCACCCTGCACTTGTCTGGGACTGGTCCCTGTCCTGTGCCTCTCgctcccctcccagcacagcaatgTGGGGAACAGGTTTGGGgcttcccctcccagctcctcaccgCAAAGGGGAGGCTGAGGTGGTGGAGATGACAAACGGGGCAGCACCATCACCAGTGGGACACACCAACTGGACCCCAACCCCCCCTGCCCGAGCCTCACTTTTGATCATGTTGACATCGTTGGCGCCATCCCCGATGGCCAAGGTGACGGCCTTCTTGTGCTTCTTCACCAGCTGCACCATCAGGGCTTTCTGCTTGGGGGTCACCCTGCAGCAGATCATGGCCTGGCAGCTGGTGGCCAGCTCTACAAAGGCCTTCTCCACCAGACCTCCCCTGTCCTGTGAGGCCTCGGccctgtcacagcacagccaccGCCATGGCcaccccttctcctccttcagcaCCTCTCCCGTGTGGAGGATTTTGTCCTTGGGGGAGAGCACACGTGGTTGGGACCTCACCCATAGCCCTCAGAGCCCTCAGCTCCTCAACAATGCTCGTGAATGCTCCGAAAGAGTGCCTCTGATTTTCTCCAAGTTCATCACAGAGCAGGTGCTGTGACCCAGTATGAGCCCAGCATGTCCCAGTATGACCACAAGAGCTTGTGTCACCCAGCCCGCGTCACCCCAGAACACTGGGCAGCTTTGGTCAAAGCCCCCCAACACCAAATGGTCAGTGCAAGGTTGTTCTCCTCTCCACCCTTTGTTCCCCAGTCCCAAATGGGCTTTTTCCCACCTTTCAGCAGGAGGAGCACCACGTCCTACACGTGCTGGTACCACCCAGGACTTTGATACCGCCAGGGTGGGAACAACCatcaggcagggagcagagaacAACATCCAGGTGCCACCTTACCAGGAAGTCCCCGCTGACGATGATGGCTCTCTGGTGGCACGGAGCCTCTGGGCGCTGCTGGGAGAGGCGGCGGCTGCACGAGGCGTCCCCACTGCCACTGAGGTTGTTGTTGCTCTCCCAGTAAACCTGGAGGATCTCACTGTGGGAGGAAGCGGGGGTTGGACATgagctggggacactgggaatgctggtgaGACCCACAGTGGGCCTTGGTCATCTCAAAGCCAGGGAGATGGGACTGTGGTGGGAACAGGGGGGACAAAGAGGAGGCTCACTGATAACAGAAATCAGCCTGGTTTAGAGGCTGGAGAGAATCTGAAATCCTTTCTGGTCAAAGCCTGCCAAGGAAGAGTGTGGGGGCAGAAACAGGTGGGGAGGCCTGGAAAAGCATCAGAGGAGGACCATGGACatccaggctggcacagggaaggagaagcacctctggctgagctgagctctgcccaccctgccctggcccctcTGCCCTCGGGTGTCCTCAGCAGGGGCAGCAGTGTCCTGAGCCAGGAGGTGACGATTCCTCACCTgacctccttctcctccaggatCTCCATGTCGTCCATCAGCAGCCTGCAGGCGTAGCCGATGTTCACTGCGGTCTCTGCAACACCCAGCTGTCAATGGGCCATGGTgctgccccccagcccagggcagcccccagcccttgGCTCCAGGAGCCCttggtgggcagcagctgcttcccctgcctcagtttcccctgcTGCTACTGGGGAGTAAAGGGAGCAGCAGAATCAGTTCCTGCCCACCCCCAGCGGCCCTTCTCCTCTCTGGTCCTGGTTAGGGGAGAAGCTGAAATGTGTTGGGGGGTCTAGGGGTGCCCCCACTGACCTTGTTTGTCTCCTGTCAGCACCCACACTTTGATGTTGCCCAGTTTCAGCAGCTGGATGGTCTCGGGGACTCCGTCTTGCAGCTTGTCCTCGATGGCCGTGGCCCCGAGCAGCTGGAGGGGGTGACGGGGTGTCATGGCATGGGGAAGGGCAGGATACGGGGGTGGGAATCACCCCTGGATCCAACCAGCAGCCCTTGCTGGGGGTAGACACAACTCGACAGCTACAGCTTAACACCCCGGTGTCCACTGGCACGTCACAAAGTCACCCTGGGGGAAAACTCCTCCTGTCCTCCCACCCAGGGAATGGGCATTGGGTTGGACACTCACACCTCATCCTGGAGAGCCAAACCCCACGTGCCTGCCCTCTGGAGCACAGAGAGCTCCTCCTGACCCCGGCCCCATCCCACCTGCAGGTTCTGCTCCATCTCCTCGTAGAGCCTGTCCAGCTCCCGCGCGcggtcctgcagcagcaccgtGGCCTCGCGGTGCCTCTGGCTCCAGGCACGGAACTCGGCCTCGCTCACCTCCCTGCTGGCCACGCACAGCGTCCTCAGCGTCTCCTCTGCAAAGCGCTGCAGGGAGGAGACATCAGgactctcctccctccccaggatCACTCTCACAGGACCAGGGATCACCCCAGGCCGGGCATGGGCAGAGCCAGAGACACTCCAGGTCCTGGGCATCTCTCTCTGGGCTCTGACTCCCTTCCCCCATCCTAGAGCATCCCCATGAGCATCCTCGGATGCAGCTGGTCCACGCAGAACACCGAAGGTGGATTCCATGCCCTCTTACCCCCTGTCCCATATGCAGGTGGGGCTCCTAGGGCAGAAGGCAGAACCCAAATCCCTAATGCagagggaggaagagcagcagggcaCTGCAGGACACCCAGCCCAAagccagcaggagggagagcagtCCTGTCGCCCCGGGCTGGTGTGGGACTCACATCCAGCGCCCTCTCGGTGAGGGTCTCGTTGGGCCCCCGCCTCCGCAGCCTGTCCAGGATGACGGTGTCGGCACCCTTGGTGTAGAGCCGGATGGTGCCCTGGGGGTCTCGCactggcagggaggggaaggacaCCTTAGGTCCCCTCAGAGATGGCTCCCATTCATCGCCGTCCCTGCACAGCGGCCACACTGGCCCCTGTTGAGCCCCAGAAGGCACCACAGGGCTCGCTGGTGCTTTTCCATCTGTGGCCATGGGAAGCACAGGAATATCCCAGATCTGCACCACCACGGGGCAGGACCAGGCCTCAGGGACTGTCAGTTCCTCACACAACTCCTCTGAGCCCTGCATTTACCTCCTCTCTCTTGGCTGCTCAAACCCTTCTTTGGCTGCCTTCACCAAGGGTGAGCAAATCCACAGGGATGACCAGGATGACCCTTAAGAGCCCGGTGCCAGTTGTGGCCACCTGCAGCCATCCCGGTGCCATCCCTTATAGGGCTGAGCACGGAAGGGACCCTGGAGGTCCCCCTGAGACAGCCCCCATCACTCACCCAGCACAGACATCCTCTTGCGGTCGCTGTTGAAGTccagcatggccagcagctCATAGGTCCTGgtgctgcccagctccctgaTGGTGATGGTGTCCTGTGTCCGGGCCAGGAAGACGTAGCCCAAGTTCTTGGCTGCCAACACCAGCGCCTCCTCATCTGGGGAAGCTGCCTGGTAAACCAGCTGGTCTGCAGGAGAGGGGTAGGAATTGCACACAGGGATTCCCAGCCAAACCACACTGGAACAGCTGAAACACCCCGTTCTtacccagcagcagctgtgacaccCTGAAGCCTGAGCTACCAGGCTGGGGAAACTCAGTGCTGCTTGTTTCATCTGGAGAGAGACCTGGGGCAAGGGCCTGGGGTGACAGGGAacggggaatggcttcccagtgccagagggcagggctggatgggatcttgggcaggaattgttccctgggagggtgggcaggccctggcccagggtgcccagagcagctgtggctgcccctggatccctggcagtgcccaaggccaggctggacattggggcttggagcagcctgggacagtgggaggtgtccctgcccatggcaggggtggcactggatgggctttgaggtgcCTTCAAGCCCAaactattctgggattctatgaccCCTTTTGCTCCTTGTCCCAGACAGGATTATCCCCCTTGTGCTTCTATTGCCGCCCATGAGCTTTAAAACAGCCCCAAACACAAATCCATGACACAGGGGCAGTGGCACGAGCCACGCCTGGGCTCTCACACCCACTGCTTCCCACAGCTGAGCTTTGCTGGGCGCTGCCAaaccccaccccagccccactgccctgaggagcagctcagccccgctcccagcACCTCAACCCACCGCCCCTGTCCTCCACCATGACGGTGTGGCAGAGGGCCAGCAGCCTCAGGAACTCCCTCAGCACCGGGTCATCGTCCCTCTGGGCGGCTTCCAGCAGCGCCACATCGCAAACATCCAACTTCTGCTCGCCAGggtgctcccagctcagccccgaGCCCTGCAagaggcacaggcaggatgCAGGAGCCCGGTGGGACTGAGCACGGGGCTCTGTGTCCTCAGGAGCAGCGGGGATGGGACACAGTGGCACTCTGCTGGCACGGACCCAGGGCAGaggctgagcccagctctgcactgcccaCGCCAAGGGGGTGGGAATGAAAAATCCCGAAAAATCAGAACTGCATTATTTTATAACCCTGGTTCCCCTGTCCTTAATGGCAGCTGAGGAGGGGCAAACTCGGCAGGCCCCTCTGAGAGCCTGGACCCCGCTGGGAGCCAGCTGAGCTCCTCAGCACCAGGCTGGGCCACCAGTGACAGCCCTGTGGCACGTGGGAGGGGGGACTTACGCACCGGTGGCTGTTTGTTCTCGTGGCCTGTGCCTGGACctgccaaaataaaaacaacccagTTAATAGAGGGCTGGCAGGGGACTTGGAGCAGCTTCTCTGGAGGGACTCGTGCTCCTGCTGGCCAAAAAAATGGCCAAAAGTCACCAATTCAGCATCTCCTCAGTGTCAGACCCCACTGGGATATCCAGGCCTCacttttttggctttttgttcAGATTTTCACCAtgattttaatgttaaaaattcAGGGCTACTTTCACCTGCATTTCCTGGGAGATTCTGCATTTGGCCAAAGACTTGCTGGGATTAGGGTGAGGCTGCTCCGCAGAGGCGGAATGTGCTGCACCAGGCAGGGAAAATTTGGTTTGTTCCTGCTTAAAAgctttgtgaggtttttttggcCCTCCTTTTTGCTTTTACCACTGTCCATTTGTCTCAAGCACATGATGCTTATCTCAGGGAAACAGAGCTCCATGCTAAAGCTTGGGCCTGCCCTGCATGTTGAGTTTCACTAATTTAGCATCATGACTAATCCCAAAGTGAGCCAAGAGCTGGAGCAAGTACAGCACTGAGAAGAGGAAGGACTTGGCAATTTTCAAGGTTTTATGGGGAAAATCAagcagaataattaaaaataacagtttttttaaatgtaaaaaaaatgtaaaaaaaacccccaaaaaccccaaacagacaaataaaaaaaccccaaacccaaaaaagcaaagagcaatTACATATGTTCACTCTAATTAAACAACCTAAGGACAATGATAAGTTCCTCGCCTCCTCCACAGGTCGCCTGAAAGCCCCAAAGTTTCCCAGATTTGGAAACCGAGCTGGAGATTCCCCAGAAAACGAcgcaaagaagaaaagcaacagcTCCTCCTTCTCTACAAGACCTTAAGAGGAAACAGAAATCCACGGGCTCCCCTGGCCCCTCTCCCGTTACTCCCCTGCCTGGGCCAGCATCAGCTCAGGAGTCCAGGCGGGATCCAGCTCACCCACACCGCACGTggtgcagctgccccagggTCCTGCCCCAGGCTCCCTTTTTTATCAGGGAAAACTTTGCTGATCTCAGCTGAGTTTGGGCCACCAAACCTCTCCCATGCTGGAGGCCAGGACCGTGCCCTGGCTCCGTGTGCTGGGAACACCAGACCAGAGGGACCTCAGGGGTGGCAACGCCCCAAAAACGTGGGGGATGAGGACAAGGAGAATTCCTACAGCACCAACCCAACACCAATCCACCTGTCCCAAGCACCCTGGCAAGCCAGGAGGAGTGGAAAGAACCAGCTCCAGGTTCACCTGATCCTCTACAAACTTATCCCAGCCCGGGTTACCATAGATGGTCCCATTGACGCAGCATTTCTTGAAGCTCATGATGTTCTGTGTCAGGGTGCCCGTCTTGTCCGAGAAGATGTACTCGACCTGGCCCAGCTGGTCACTGAGGCTGGTGCTCCTGGCCTCGGCTGGAATGTCCTTGGCACCGTAATACATCTCCAGATCCCAGTTAATAAAACAGCTGTTCAGCAGGTAGATGAATTCAAGCCTAAGGAGTCCaggaggagaaaacagggagaagGAGGTGGTGTTCCTCACAGCCCAGGGGCACCGGGCACCTGGCacaggaaggagaggcaggaggagctcCCCACCTTGATCCTACTGCTCTGGGCTTGGGGGGGGGCCAGAGAGTTTTCATTGCTTGTGGCCAGGCTTCCAAAAGGCTCATCACCCACTGGGTCCCCTCTGGAATTCTGGCCCTTGGTGACCAAATTCACAGACCTGGAGGTCCAGTGAAGGGTCCAAAGTTTGGAAACAGCTTTTTCCAACACAAATTGTGATTGTTGcctgcacagggcagctgtgtctttctcctccccaccccGCTGCTGTCCACAGGAAGCACAGGAATATCCCAGATCCTgctcctggggagcagcaccTTCCTCAGAGCCACCCTCAGCCTGCCCACAATGCCCAACACCAGCACGGGGCTTGgatccctgctctgcttttcccctgGGAAGATCTCAGAGCACGTCCTTGGTGTTTGTAGGATACAcaccccatccatccctcccctctcccagctaAGAGAGCACCTGGGAATGACCTTGGCCACACCCTGACCTTCGGTGCAGCCCCATTTTGGGGCCGTGACCCCAGTTCCAGGTGAGGGGCATGGGCAGGGGGCGGGTGCTGAGCGCTGATCCCTTCCAAGCTCCGTGGTCCTTACGTTATGTACATGGACATGGGAATGATGATGCTCAGGAGGATGGTGAAGCCCCAGAAGTTGAGGAAGGCCTGCTGGGCAGGGGTTGTGTGCTTGTAGAGGGCAGCCAGGTAGCTGTGCTTCTCCTGGAATGTCCTGGCCCAGAACCCAGAGGCGACAGCGAGGCCCAGGGACGTCAATAACAGCACCAGAAAGATCTGGGGTGGGAAGCCAGGATGAGAAGGTCCCAAGATGAGAAAGTCCCAGGATCACAGAGCCCACCAGACTCTTCTCTAGAAGGCTCCAAAGAGACTTTAGAGCCCcctccagtgcctaaagggtctccaggagggctgcagagggactggggacaaggcatggagggacaggagccagggaatggcttcccagtgccagagggcagggctggatgggatcttgggcaggaattgttccctggcagggtggtgaggccctggcacagggtgcccagagcagctggggctgcccctggatccctggcagtgtccaaggccaggctggacattggggcttggagcagcctgggacagtgggaggtgtccctgcccatggcaggggtggcactggatgggctttaaagtccctttcaAACCAAACTgctctgggattctctgattctctgaaCATGTTAAACCCAAGGTATTTTGGGCCAAATATTGCAGGATGAAGAAAATCAGCACCACCCAAGCAGGAGGCCTCTCATGAGGAGCCCTGTGAGCcaccccaggagctgggcagaggtgTTTGCACCACACCCACCACGACCACCAGCCGGTCCATCATGTGGTCCAGCTTGGTCTTCTTCCTCTTGATCTTTCCACAGTTCCTCATAATTTTGGAATCAAACCCTGGGCAAGAAACATTTCCAAAGTAAAAATGCAAGTCCCCAGaaggctcagctgcagctcagtgagGCTGCTCCCCTCCATAATGACACCTCCCCTGCCCTGAAGAGTCCAGAGGAGCCCTTCCCTCCATCAGCATCCATCGAGCCGTGGCTGCACGCTCCAAAACATGATGTTCACATCAGATCTCACCCTccctctcccacagctccccacagcccagccctgagctgccctgGGTGGGTTGGATCCAGGATGAGGTGCAGCTGGCAGATACCCTGGGCTGAGGAGAGGTTTGGCACCACCTCACCTCCCACCAGTGACCCCAACACCATCAGGAACACACCGCGGCAGCTCCTCCACCACCTTGTGCCAGCTGGGAACGGCTTGGGCAGCTTAAAACCCCCGTGATGCCAGGCaattcctgcccttcctgcccGGGCAGGGACACTCGCCTGCGTAGAGCACCAGGCCGTAGCAGAGCGCGGTGTTGCGGACGCGGCAGCCCCGCAGCAGGAGCCGGTCGATGTCCAGGGCGTGGGTGCGGCCCCGCCACCGCAGGGTGCCCGTGAAGGTGTGCATGCGGCTGTTGGGCTCCTCGCACGTCACTCGCCCTGGCACGGGGAAGGGCAGGGGCGAGAGAGAACCTCCCTCGCCCCCTCTCAGCCCCACATGTCCCCCCCAAAGTGGGGCCTCTCGGGAGAttcagggtgggatttgggtggCTTGGGTTGAGGGCCATGGAGGCACTGGGAGGTTGGTCAGTGTAGGAACCTCACTGGAGAAGGTACAAACACAACCCCCTTCATCCCCAAGGCTTTGGAGAAGGGAGTTCCGCAccctgtgcaggagcagcaggggctgagctcagGTTTGGGAACCAGGGCTTGGTTCCAGTGGGAAAAtccagctccagggcagggggaaggtgCCCAACCCCGGTGGATCCATCGCGGCAGAGATGGGAAGTGCCTCCACACGAGGCCTTGGGCTGCCAGCCTCTTGTTGGGCTGATGGCGACAGGGGATCAGAGAACTCCCAAGGTgaatccatcccatcccagtggCATTGGCCACATGCCCCCCACCCAGCGGACTCACCATCGAAGGCAGCCATGCTCTCCTCgctgcccagctcctggtggGTGACCAGAAGGGCCTGTCTGAACTTCAGGTTTGTTTCCCTGTGAGCAAgagccagggaaggggaaatAAAACAACCCCGTGGGGTGACAGAGCTGTTCATAGCCATGAATTACCAGGTGATCGCACGAGTGGTGGCAGTGGAACACCAGGGAGGGACCTGTGGTGCCACACACggagcactggcacaggaaGAGCCCTGGCCCAAGGGCCCTGCCATTAAATCATCCTGCACAGGAGGATGGGCTGGGAAATGGAGACTCTGGCCGGAGGTTGCCAGGTGCTCTGTGGAAGCCTCGCCAGAGCTTTTGGACTCCCATTTTCAAAATCTGGGGCTCAAATCCCCATTTCTGGGCTGtctgcaggtttggggttttggaggATCTCCCACACCCTGTGGTTTCTGCTGAACCCTCCCAGCGGTGGGGGGCCCCCAAGACCAGGGTCTCCGGCCTctgcccctgtccccccacAGCCAGaggggtccctgtccctgtccctgtccccgtcctcACCCATCAATGTCGGCAGTCTCCACATagcacaggctgctgggctCGGAGCTGCGCAGCAGGAGCAGGTCAGCCTTGAGGAGCAAAAAAGGGGGCAGAGAGCACCTGCATGAGCCCCTGGTCACCAAGCCCTGCCTGGGGCATAGCCAGCCCcgggcacagccagccctgggcacagccagccctgggcacagccagctccGGGCACCGCTCACCGGGACGACGCTGTCCTTGTGCAGCCGGACAATGTCCCCGACGCAGATGTCGCGCCACTTCTGCCAGCGGAAGCTGCAGGGGGATTCAGGGGACAGCTTTttgtccctgcagagcagtgggagTGGGGGCTGGGGGTATTTCAGCCCGTGTCTGTCCCAAATTCCTGTAGGATTTGGGCCTCCAGATTGCTGTGCCACTGTGGTGGCCTCCAGAGGGCTGAGCACCGAGGGTGGCACAGGACCCGTgtgccacatccatgtcccTGTACCTACAGGTGACAGGGACTTTCGGCACCCTGGCCACAGGTGGGAAAAGCTCATCCTTCCCTGGCCCAGTGCTGAGCGGGGACACGGCCCCATGGGCTGGATTTGATGCCCCAGAGGAATTCCGTGGCCAAGGAAAGCCTCCCCCGGCACACCACAGCAAACTGGGCCTTTTGTAATCCTGCTGCCCGTGACTGGAATGTCACCAATCCTACAGGAGAACCTGTGGCACATTTTGGGAGGTGATGGGAGTTTGCAGAGCCCGGGACAGTCCCACCAAACCCCTTCTCAGCTGCTCAAGGATTCTCAGCACTTCAGCTGCTCCATTGTTCCACACGGGTGTGGAAAACACGGCCAGAGCTTCCCAAAGCCCCTCACCTCGTCCCTGCCAGGATCTCACACGGCCTGCTGTTGATGTTCCTGTCACTCTGGTGACGACCCTGCATGGAGGAGAGACAGAGAGGCCAAGGATGGGCCATGCCAGGCTGTCCTGTCCCACAAAAACCACCCCCTTAACAGCACCAACCTCCCTCCTCAGCCCCAGACCGGCGTTCTGAGCCACGGGGAGATGTGTTCTGATGAATAAAGAGGCTGAATTCCCCCCCAGGTATTTCTGGGGACCAACTCAGCACTACAGCCAGTGGTCAAGGTGTTAAAAGATGGC containing:
- the ATP8B3 gene encoding phospholipid-transporting ATPase IK; the encoded protein is MAEQDPATGCPRGKQQLPAFTWEVRANDRGYHRQFKKKFAFCLSKRKYSGNAIRTAKYNLLTFLPLNLYEQFHRMANVYFVFVILLQTFPEISTLPWYTLLFPLSCLLIIRGLRDLIDDIGRHQSDRNINSRPCEILAGTSFRWQKWRDICVGDIVRLHKDSVVPADLLLLRSSEPSSLCYVETADIDGETNLKFRQALLVTHQELGSEESMAAFDGRVTCEEPNSRMHTFTGTLRWRGRTHALDIDRLLLRGCRVRNTALCYGLVLYAGFDSKIMRNCGKIKRKKTKLDHMMDRLVVVIFLVLLLTSLGLAVASGFWARTFQEKHSYLAALYKHTTPAQQAFLNFWGFTILLSIIIPMSMYITLEFIYLLNSCFINWDLEMYYGAKDIPAEARSTSLSDQLGQVEYIFSDKTGTLTQNIMSFKKCCVNGTIYGPGTGHENKQPPGSGLSWEHPGEQKLDVCDVALLEAAQRDDDPVLREFLRLLALCHTVMVEDRGDQLVYQAASPDEEALVLAAKNLGYVFLARTQDTITIRELGSTRTYELLAMLDFNSDRKRMSVLVRDPQGTIRLYTKGADTVILDRLRRRGPNETLTERALDRFAEETLRTLCVASREVSEAEFRAWSQRHREATVLLQDRARELDRLYEEMEQNLQLLGATAIEDKLQDGVPETIQLLKLGNIKVWVLTGDKQETAVNIGYACRLLMDDMEILEEKEVSEILQVYWESNNNLSGSGDASCSRRLSQQRPEAPCHQRAIIVSGDFLDKILHTGEVLKEEKGWPWRWLCCDRAEASQDRGGLVEKAFVELATSCQAMICCRVTPKQKALMVQLVKKHKKAVTLAIGDGANDVNMIKTADIGVGISGLEGLQAVQCSDYALAQFSFLQRLLLVHGRWNYLRICKFLRYFFYKTFAGLLGQVWFAFHSGFTAQPLYEGWFLALYNIFYTAYPVLSVGLLEQDVSAKKSLEFPELYMVGQQDELFNYRVFGVTLLHGVGTSLISFYVALWAFEDHVGTKAVGDYESFSVTVALSALLSVLVEIVLDTKYWTVLSFLMVTASLLLYCLFSFLTQSVDAFRIAPAIFRFPDASWNALTDPYVLLVVLLSLVVNTLPSLTVHAFRATLGRATTQQKIHLKAKRDPEPSVELRSHVPRGSFRRRSSYAFSHQEGYGGLISRGASLRGQPAGASLRGPACGGQPAGASLGGQPAGDSLRGPACGGQPAGDSLRGTASGASLRAPATPGTAPGALRPEETPAVSSLSCPSL